From the Peromyscus leucopus breed LL Stock chromosome 8b, UCI_PerLeu_2.1, whole genome shotgun sequence genome, one window contains:
- the Ubald2 gene encoding UBA-like domain-containing protein 2 — MSVNTDELRHQVMINQFVLAAGCAADQAQQLLQAAHWQFETALSTFFQESNIPNSHHHPQMMCTPSNTPATPPNFPDALAMFSKLRASEGLQNSNSPMTAVACSPPANFSPFWAASPPSHQTPWIPPSSPNSFHRLHCPQPTWPPGASQGGGQQKAVTAMDGQR; from the exons ATGTCGGTGAACACGGACGAGCTGCGGCACCAAGTCATGATCAACCAGTTCGTGCTGGCCGCGGGCTGCGCGGCCGACCAGGCGCAGCAGCTGCTGCAGGCGGCGCACTGGCAGTTCGAG ACCGCCCTGAGCACGTTCTTCCAAGAAAGCAACATTCCcaacagccaccaccacccgcagATG ATGTGTACTCCCAGCAATACCCCTGCCACACCACCTAACTTCCCTGATGCGCTAGCCATGTTCTCCAAGCTTCGAGCCTCTGAGGGCCTGCAGAACAGCAACAGCCCCATgacagctgtggcttgctccCCTCCTGCAAACTTCAGCCCCTTCTGGGCTGCATCCCCACCCAGCCACCAGACGCCCTGGATCCCACcctcttcccccaactccttccatcGTCTCCACTGCCCACAGCCCACGTGGCCCCCTGGAGCGTCCCAGGGGGGCGGCCAGCAGAAAGCCGTGACAGCAATGGATGGCCAGAGATGA